The segment TGTTGCGCGTGAAAGGCACCAATCAGACAGCCTGCCGTAAACATGTGGCGGAGTTGCTTGAAAAGATAGCTCAATTGAAGCAGGCTCCGTTTGCCCCGCTAAAAACCCTGGGACGAACGCTGTACAGCTGGCGGGAAGAGGTCGCCTGCATGTTTCGTTTTGCGCGAAGCAACGGGATCACCGAAGGATTCCACAGGAAAATGAAACTGATCCAGCGACGAGCATACGGCTTCAGGAATTTTGAAAACTACCGCTTACGCGTCAAGGTGCTGTGCGGGTAAGTGGACATGCCCGGAACAGTTCGCTTTCGTGACTGCCCCCGTTTTTGGTGTAGACCCGCTTTTCTTTTGTGTGTCCGGGTCCACACCGTCACACAAAGTCCGTTTAGCGGGTTCTACACTAAAGAAGAGGCGGTCACGAAAGCTGCCCCCTGTGAGTAACTTTTTCCCATAAACCGAATGTTACTCACATCGTTACTCACCGACGCCGCCGGATGTCAACGGACAGAGCCGGACAGCTACGGGCTACAAAACCAAGAAAGCCCCCGTTTTTCGGGGACTTTCGGAAAATAACGGATACTATCATTCACCGCCTTGGCGGAGGGGGAGGGATTCGAACCCCCGGACGAGTCACCCCGTCAGCGGTTTTCAAGACCGCCTCCTTCAACCACTCGGACACCCCTCCAGGCTCATACGACGCGGTGTGTCTACTTTGCGCAGAAGCGAACCGCTGTCAACCCCCTGCATCCCTCTAACGCACGTCAGTTCCGTAAGAAAACCACTACGCCGTACCGTTGGCAACGGTTTTCAGTCTCATTCTCACTTGAGAATGATTGACAGCTGAGACAGTTTTCCCTAGGGAAGAACTATCCCAAAACAAAAAAGTCAAAAGAAATTACAATGAAGCCACCAGAGAAAGCTTTCCTGGACTACCTCGCCTCCCGGAATCTCAAAATGACCCCGCAACGGCGGCTCATTCTTGAGACGTTCATCAAAGCGGACGGGCACATCTCCTCCGAAGAACTCTACAACAAGGTCAAAGCCAAAGACCCTTCCGTGGGGCAGGCCACCGTCTACCGCACCCTGAAGCTCCTCTCCGAATCAGACATTGCCGAGGCAGTGGATTTTGGAGATGGTGTCGCCCGGTATGAGCTGCATTACGGGCAAGAGCATCACGATCATCTCATTTGTGAACGGTGCGGGAAAAACATTGAAATTGTGGATCCCACCATTGAGAAGCTTCAGGAAGATCTGGCCGAAAAGTACGGCTTCGAACTCCAACGGCATAAAATGTACTTGTTTGGTGTCTGCGATAAGTGCAAAAAAAAATCCGAAGATTAGCCACTTACGTGTCAGGACATTTGGGCTTTGCTCGTAGCCGCTCGAGAATTTTCTGTAACGGCGGCACCTCATTGCCCACAAGCTTCCAATCGACCGAACGACTGGCCACGCGTTCTCCCAATGCCCGGAATTGAATCCCGAGCATAACCACCCCGCCTCCGGGACGCATCACGTTGCGCACCACTCCGAGCAGGAGAAAGGTATGGAACGTCTTGTTCGCCCGATCCAAAATCAACAGTTCCAGCACCACTTCCTCTGATATCCGCAAAATGGGACTGGTGCGTTGCGGCCTAATTTGCACTTTGATGCCGCCGGGTGAGATATCGAGAGGAATGGCTGTTGCCTTCCAAGAAGGCGTTGTCGTGGATGTTTCCGGAGTCTCATAATCCGGTGCGGTGACCCAGAATTGCTTCTTTTTGTTTTCGCACCAAAGTTTGACCCGCACGCCCCCATTTTGGCGGATACGCAACCGAACATGCTTACGCCGGGGGACCGCCGCGAAATGATCCGGAACAAAAGCCTGCAAGGAGCGAATGCGTCCGTCGCCCATACGTACGCCGCGAATGTAGGAAACAAAGGAATTGATCCGCTTCCCGCCAGCACGAAACGGCCTGAAAAAGAATTGGACCCGACGTCCGATGAGAGTACGGCGCATTGATCCAGCGACCTCGGAAGTCAGGTACACTGTCAGATTCGAACCCTTGAAGCCGGTAATGACCCCGGTGCCGAGATATTGCCGGGAATGGCGGGTATAAAAATAAATCCCCACTACAAATTTCCGGCCGATCAGGTGGGCAGCAATGCGCTGACGGTCGTCGGCATAACGCCTGGAATTCCACAGACGCCGCACATGGAACAAGAGCCATTCGCGATAGCGCCAAAGCGCAAAACCTGCAACAATGGCTCCCCCGATCAGGAGATACTTCGCAAGAATACTGAAAAGGACATCAGGAGGCACACCTTCACGAAAGGCGCGCTGAATCTCACGAAAAAACCATTCCTGTACTATCGGGGTCTGCATCTGGAGATTCTCCCGGTCCGACCAAACACCGGCAGCGCAGTTTTGCTACGCCGCACCTTCTTTCTTGTACGGCAAAAGCGCATCACTGCCAACCATGGCCGACCGCCCTCCCACGCCTGCCGGGAATCAATTTCCTCGAGGGGTTGAAAAACGCTCCAAGAGCAGCACAAGAGAAAAACCCACCACCATCAGTACACACGCAACCCAAAAACCTTCGCCGAATTCCCGGGGCAGGATATTCTGCTCACGCACAACAACTTCCCGCATCCCGACCATTCGAGTCTCCAACACCTCTTTCCATGGCCAGACCTTGCGCATGGCCCCGGCCATAACTCCGGTAAGCAAACTCACGGTTAAGGCATGGTGGCGATTTAAAAGCCAATGCAGCACCCTGGAGAAGCTGAGTAATCCCGCGATTGCCCCAAGGCCGAACATGACGATGATGAATGGATTTCCGTCGGCCAAGGGGGCTTTGAGCGCGCCGGTCATGAATTCATATTTCCCGAGCAATAGCAAAATAAAGGCTCCACTGATCCCCGGTAGAATCATAGCGCAAATAGCCAATGCCCCGCAAAAAAACAAAAAGAGCGGTGTTTCCGGCGTGACCACAGGAATCATGCCCACCAATTGCCAGCACCCTGAAAATCCGAGCAGTGCGGCAAGTATTTGTCCCGGCCCGATGCGCCCTATACGCCGAGCCACCACCAGCACCGAGGAAGCGATCAATCCGAAAAACAATGCCCAAACCTGAACCGGATGATCCTGTAGCAACGCATGCATCAGCCTGGCCATGCTCAAAAGCGCCAGCACCAGGCCTCCTCCCAATGCCAAGACAAAACGCAGATGCACGCGCCCGAGGGCTTCGGCAATCTCGCCCCGCAGCAGTCGTCCGGCCACCCCGAAATCAAAGGACTTAATCGCGGCCATCAACTGGTCATAGATATTCGTTATGAA is part of the Paucidesulfovibrio gracilis DSM 16080 genome and harbors:
- a CDS encoding transposase, coding for LRVKGTNQTACRKHVAELLEKIAQLKQAPFAPLKTLGRTLYSWREEVACMFRFARSNGITEGFHRKMKLIQRRAYGFRNFENYRLRVKVLCG
- a CDS encoding Fur family transcriptional regulator, giving the protein MKPPEKAFLDYLASRNLKMTPQRRLILETFIKADGHISSEELYNKVKAKDPSVGQATVYRTLKLLSESDIAEAVDFGDGVARYELHYGQEHHDHLICERCGKNIEIVDPTIEKLQEDLAEKYGFELQRHKMYLFGVCDKCKKKSED
- a CDS encoding DUF368 domain-containing protein, which codes for MRLKEAWFKSPGPRTAGETVLLSLKGFCMGAADIIPGVSGGTIAFITNIYDQLMAAIKSFDFGVAGRLLRGEIAEALGRVHLRFVLALGGGLVLALLSMARLMHALLQDHPVQVWALFFGLIASSVLVVARRIGRIGPGQILAALLGFSGCWQLVGMIPVVTPETPLFLFFCGALAICAMILPGISGAFILLLLGKYEFMTGALKAPLADGNPFIIVMFGLGAIAGLLSFSRVLHWLLNRHHALTVSLLTGVMAGAMRKVWPWKEVLETRMVGMREVVVREQNILPREFGEGFWVACVLMVVGFSLVLLLERFSTPRGN